From the genome of Nicotiana sylvestris chromosome 2, ASM39365v2, whole genome shotgun sequence, one region includes:
- the LOC104217666 gene encoding ras-related protein RABB1b — MSYDYLFKYIIIGDTGVGKSCLLLQFTDKRFQPVHDLTIGVEFGARMVTIDSRPIKLQIWDTAGQESFRSITRSYYRGAAGALLVYDITRRETFNHLASWLEDARQHANPNMTIMLVGNKSDLSHRRAVSKEEGEQFAKENGLLFLEASARTAQNVEEAFIQTAAKILQKIQEGVFDVSNESSGIKIGYGRTQGPAGPRDGAVAQRGGCCG; from the exons ATGTCTTACGACTATCTCTTCAAGTACATAATCATCGGAGATACAG GAGTGGGGAAATCGTGTTTGCTGCTGCAATTCACTGACAAGAGGTTTCAACCAGTGCATGATCTCACTATTGGAGTCGAGTTTGGGGCTCGTATGGTCACCATTGACAGCCGGCCAATTAAACTCCAAATTTGGGACACT GCTGGACAGGAATCTTTCAGATCCATCACCAGGTCATATTACAGGGGAGCTGCTGGCGCACTTCTGGTTTATGACATCACCAG GAGAGAAACTTTTAATCATCTAGCCAGCTGGCTTGAAGATGCTAGGCAGCACGCAAATCCAAATATGACCATAATGCTAGTAGGAAATAAGAGTGATCTGTCGCACCGTAGAGCTGTCAGTAAAGAGGAGGGAGAACAATTTGCAAAAGAAAATGGGCTTTTGTTTCTTGAGGCATCCGCTAGAACAGCTCAGAATGTTGAGGAG GCCTTTATACAGACTGCTGCTAAGATTCTTCAAAAGATCCAAGAAGGTGTTTTTGATGTCTCCAACGAG TCATCTGGAATCAAGATTGGGTATGGACGTACCCAAGGTCCAGCTGGTCCACGGGATGGAGCGGTTGCTCAAAGAGGTGGATGCTGCGGCTAG
- the LOC104217665 gene encoding E3 ubiquitin-protein ligase ATL31-like translates to MFTFKIQDGLVYIHLLILLFVLSCPMIPNAAAQPSDSSSGPDNQFRYPTVSPAMAIIIVVLIAALFFIAFFSIYIRNRSAANGNSIRQTLSMRRRSAAAATRGLDDLVIGTFPTFTYAEVKDHHIGKGALECAVCLNEFEEDETLRLIPKCDHVFHPECIDAWLKSHVTCPVCRADLSTPQPDEPPVQAAEVPNPDQVGTENLQQNNEVSIQIESDENRMLQQEETSTVRPKVNRTISFNVPNRPMRSFSIKRPKMFNKFRSHSTGHSLVVPGENLDRYTLRLPENVRKEVMNRALLNRTNSCAVTVPTGEGSNIGARSFRRIDRFDQEAKSDHWVFKIAPPFFTRGPSMKSPKVKLDIEEGSTSRSVKMAVKMPSFKCLEPKSDESGLLTDDSARPSAR, encoded by the coding sequence ATGTTTACCTTTAAAATTCAAGATGGGCTCGTCTATATTCATCTCCTCATCCTCCTGTTTGTATTATCATGTCCGATGATTCCAAATGCGGCGGCGCAGCCATCAGATTCTTCTTCTGGACCCGACAATCAGTTCCGGTACCCAACTGTCAGCCCAGCAATGGCCATTATTATAGTGGTTCTCATAGCTGCCTTGTTTTTTATTGCTTTTTTCTCAATTTACATCCGTAATCGCAGCGCCGCTAACGGTAACAGTATCCGTCAAACACTTTCCATGCGCCGCCGTAGTGCTGCTGCTGCTACACGTGGACTTGATGATTTGGTCATAGGGACTTTCCCCACTTTTACCTACGCGGAAGTAAAGGATCATCATATCGGTAAAGGAGCTTTGGAATGTGCTGTATGTTTGAACGAGTTTGAAGAGGACGAAACGCTGCGTTTGATCCCAAAATGTGATCACGTTTTTCACCCTGAATGTATTGATGCTTGGCTTAAGTCTCATGTCACTTGCCCGGTTTGCCGAGCTGACCTTAGTACTCCTCAACCTGATGAACCGCCGGTTCAAGCCGCTGAGGTACCAAACCCTGATCAAGTAGGGACAGAGAATTTGCAGCAAAATAACGAGGTTTCAATACAAATAGAGAGTGATGAAAATCGTATGCTACAGCAAGAGGAGACCTCTACTGTTAGACCGAAAGTTAATCGAACTATAAGTTTCAACGTGCCGAACCGGCCGATGAGGTCTTTTTCTATAAAGAGGCCAAAGATGTTTAACAAGTTCAGGTCACATTCGACCGGCCACTCTTTAGTGGTACCGGGGGAGAATTTGGACCGGTACACTCTCAGATTACCGGAGAATGTTAGAAAAGAGGTAATGAACCGGGCACTACTGAACCGGACAAACAGTTGTGCAGTCACTGTACCAACCGGAGAGGGAAGCAATATTGGTGCGAGGTCATTCAGGAGAATTGACCGGTTCGACCAGGAAGCAAAGTCGGACCACTGGGTTTTCAAAATTGCACCACCGTTCTTTACTAGAGGTCCATCAATGAAGTCGCCGAAGGTAAAGCTTGATATTGAAGAGGGATCCACATCACGCAGTGTGAAAATGGCAGTCAAAATGCCGTCGTTCAAATGCTTAGAGCCAAAAAGTGATGAATCCGGTTTGCTGACAGATGACTCGGCTCGGCCTTCGGCCCGGTGA